In a genomic window of uncultured Sphaerochaeta sp.:
- the tmk gene encoding dTMP kinase, with protein sequence MPSVLTNFVVFEGLDGAGTTTQMQLLAEYCDKSDRPCRPTFEPTDKPIGRLVRSVLQKQLVTTPLALAMLYAADREDHLYNPVNGLVHDLEKGKLVISDRYLYSSLAYQGVECEYDKIASLNEFPAPEYVFFIDTPVDECLRRISGRGNETELFEKHEFLERVKENYEKIFSSLPQEVHLVRIDGLLGKEEIAAQIQNVLFSK encoded by the coding sequence ATGCCTTCAGTATTGACGAATTTTGTGGTGTTCGAGGGATTGGATGGAGCGGGGACCACCACCCAGATGCAACTCCTGGCTGAGTATTGTGACAAATCCGACCGCCCATGCCGTCCTACCTTTGAACCTACGGACAAGCCGATCGGACGACTGGTCCGTTCGGTATTGCAAAAACAGTTGGTAACGACTCCCCTGGCCTTGGCAATGCTCTATGCGGCAGACAGGGAAGATCATCTGTACAACCCGGTCAATGGCTTGGTCCATGATCTTGAGAAAGGAAAGCTGGTCATCAGTGATCGGTATCTCTACTCATCGCTGGCGTATCAGGGTGTGGAGTGTGAATATGATAAGATTGCGAGCCTCAATGAGTTTCCGGCTCCTGAGTATGTCTTTTTCATTGATACACCGGTGGATGAGTGCTTGAGACGGATCAGCGGCCGAGGCAATGAGACTGAGCTGTTTGAAAAGCATGAATTCCTTGAACGGGTGAAAGAGAACTACGAGAAAATATTCAGCTCCCTTCCCCAGGAAGTCCATCTGGTTCGCATCGATGGCCTTTTGGGAAAGGAAGAGATTGCTGCACAGATCCAGAATGTCTTGTTCAGCAAATGA
- the queA gene encoding tRNA preQ1(34) S-adenosylmethionine ribosyltransferase-isomerase QueA: protein MTIKEFSFDLPEHLIAQTPADRRGEDRLLVLHKRDGSLIDQMMTDFASHLEEGSIIVVNNSKVRKARVFAQSETGGRVEFLFLEENLDHSWNAMVTKTKKQHIGKRYTFSNADGSYSRTGWITEEHEDGTRSIAFEESLDERFFQTLGHVPLPPYIKREDSFSDETRYQTIYAKKEGSVAAPTAGLHFTQEILSSIEKKGCTIVPVTLHVGAGTFLPVRTERLEDHHMHFEKYEITSESANLINQARKEGRKIVATGTTSVRTLESAYDAGSDQVLSGEGRTNLFIRPGYRWNVVDQLLTNFHTPESTLLVLVSTFAGKQHIEQAYKHAIDHAYRFFSYGDAMFIC from the coding sequence ATGACAATCAAGGAATTCTCTTTTGACCTTCCCGAGCACCTGATAGCCCAAACTCCCGCGGATAGACGTGGTGAGGATCGGCTGTTGGTTCTCCACAAGCGTGACGGATCTCTGATCGACCAGATGATGACGGACTTTGCTTCCCACCTGGAAGAGGGCAGCATCATTGTCGTAAACAACAGCAAGGTCCGCAAAGCAAGGGTATTTGCCCAGAGCGAAACCGGCGGAAGGGTTGAGTTTCTCTTTTTGGAAGAGAATCTCGACCACAGCTGGAATGCCATGGTAACCAAGACCAAGAAGCAGCATATCGGGAAACGCTACACGTTTTCCAATGCAGATGGCTCCTACTCACGCACTGGTTGGATAACTGAAGAACATGAGGATGGCACCCGTTCCATCGCTTTTGAGGAAAGCCTCGACGAGCGTTTCTTCCAGACCTTGGGACATGTTCCGCTTCCCCCCTACATCAAACGTGAGGACAGTTTCAGCGATGAGACGCGGTATCAGACCATCTACGCCAAGAAAGAGGGTTCGGTTGCAGCTCCCACAGCAGGTCTGCATTTCACCCAGGAAATTCTCTCGTCCATCGAGAAGAAAGGGTGCACCATTGTTCCTGTTACCCTGCATGTAGGAGCCGGTACCTTTTTGCCCGTCAGAACCGAAAGGCTGGAAGATCATCACATGCACTTTGAGAAGTATGAGATCACCAGCGAAAGTGCCAACCTGATCAACCAAGCACGGAAAGAGGGCAGGAAGATCGTCGCCACCGGGACAACGAGTGTCCGCACCCTTGAGAGTGCCTATGATGCAGGCTCAGATCAGGTGCTCAGTGGGGAAGGGCGAACGAATCTCTTCATCCGCCCAGGCTATCGTTGGAATGTGGTCGACCAACTGCTGACCAACTTCCATACACCCGAGTCAACCCTGCTGGTGCTTGTATCCACCTTTGCCGGAAAGCAGCATATCGAGCAAGCCTACAAGCATGCCATCGACCACGCCTACCGGTTCTTCAGCTACGGGGATGCAATGTTCATTTGCTGA